A stretch of DNA from Esox lucius isolate fEsoLuc1 chromosome 18, fEsoLuc1.pri, whole genome shotgun sequence:
CataccccagttctcatcgatggcactgagctggagcgtgtgtccagcttcaaattcctcatgtccacatctctgaggacctctcctggaccctcaagaTTTCAACCCGGGTCAAAAAGGCGCAGCAGCACCTGTAATTTCTGAGGCAGAAGattcttgtgaacttttaccgctgcataATCGAGAGCATTTGGACTAaatgtgccacagtgtggtttggcggatgctACGTGACCgcccggaaggccctgcaacgggtggtgaaaatcACCCAGCACATGTATAGGTTGAACAGTATAGGACCTCATATTAAACCTTGTGGAATTCCACATGTAATCTTTATTGTCTCTGACATGTAGTAACCAAGGACATCAAAACTTTTTCTGCCAGTGAAGTACGTCTTATACAAGTTTAAAACTGAACCAGATAGTCCAACACAATTTTGAAGCCTGTCTAGAAGAATTCTATAATCTACGTCAGAGTTGGCAGTTaggtccagtagtacaaagaatAGACAGTTTCTTAttgtctgtatttctcctgaggttacctgtgtgtttgtatcctGAATATTTTGTCTGGAAATGTtgctttcttggtctacctgaccttggcttggtatcaagagatccccgaatgttccacttcttaataagtgattaaacagtactgactggcatttgcaaggctttggatacctttttataaccttttccatctttataaagttccattaccttgttatgcacccttgcaggtgttttgaggtAATAAGCTGATTTGAGCTCTTCTCAAGTCAACATTTCtgcatattaaatgttttattataatattttgagatactggatttttgatttccatgacctgtaagccgtaatcatcaagattgaaacaaaaaagtcttgaaatgtttgacttttttgtgtaattaatctagaatattCTGtttgaaggtgtcacttttttatttgaattacgaaaaattaaaaaaatccacaatattctaatttgtTTAGATGCACCTCTATATAAAAAACGTGGTCACTatttatcaatacattttcatgtggATAAGACCTAACACGTGAATACCTACAAACCAGTCATATATATGTTAATTGAACTTCCGAATAATGACGTTCCAAATAATGTTAACACGTTtgcagggccggctccaggcataagcaacatatgcggtcgcttagggccctGGACCGCTAGGGGGCCTCCATCTGCAAGGGAGCCTTTGACCAATAGAAGagattttgcttagggcccccaaatcgCTAGAGCCGCACCAATGTCATGTTTTTATATCTCCAAAACCGTTTGACATAGAGTGGGTTACGTCAGTTGGCCAACTCAGGGATATACGACCAGTTAAACTGTAAAATGTTGATCAGTCTGGCCCACtggttattataattttttgttgtaTATTTGTTATGTAGAGACTACTGATGGAAGTGTCTAAATCaggggtgcccaaactttttcCTATGAAGGGCCAAAAATCAAACTTGATTGAGGGCCGTGGGccaaaagtaaattttgcatcaTAAATCAAAGTGTGTTACATTAAATTTGCTAtgggtttatttatttcataatatttaaaataaaaaactttaatCTGATTAAATAATACAGTTTTATTGGTaaagttttgcattttaatgaactTATTACAATAAAACCAACAATCCCCAAGTGTTCAATGTACAATACAGTTCAATGCCAAATAcacaagcaataataaaaccaTGTGGTTGTAATGTCAATGGTTGTAAAACTCATCTTGCcaacctttttaaaaatgtctctTGTCTGTGTGCCACTGCCTTGATTTCTCCATTATTGCGTTTAATTTGTTGACGTTTATTGAGGTCAAGTGTCGCAAAGCACTCGGTGCTGCACCTGGAATTTACaggaaaaaatctaattaatttacgtttaatttaaacatttaatttcagtttaCTCTGTTGTAGTTCAAcaataaatcaaacaaaaattTTATGTCAAATTAGAAATGACAATCTGTGTCGAagaccctctctctctcttctctctctctctcggtggGCCAAATCAAAGGTTACCACGGGCCAACTTTGGCCCGCGGGCCCTAGTTTGGGCATCTACGGTCTAAATTCCCTTAGCGTTGCACACTCCTGAAACCTATAATGCCGCATGCAGTCTTCattctatttttgttgttgtttctgatTATTTAATTGGGGTGATCATTTCCTATGTGGTTTCCACTGTCTAGTATCTAATTACAATTGTGAGATCAGGCCTTGCCTTCATTACTCAGTCTTTGAACGAAGAATATTCAACTTTTACCAAAACACAGGAATGTGCAGAAGGTGATAATATTAAAGAAATCTTTAAATATCAAAAGCAATATAattttgcattattttctcTTACTCAGTCTGGCTTTAAGATGTAATACCACCAACAAGTCACACGATGTCTCAGTGCTCCAGTCTGCCACCATTATCCTAAATATTAGCCTACTGTAGCATTTACTGCACCCTTCACTCAGAATTGAAAAGAGCTCAGTGGACTAAGACTGCGAACGAGTTTATGTTGTCAACGTTTGACTTATTATACCTACCCATGTGGTTTGAAATATAATCTTTGCTATAGTATTTCATTATTGATAACAAGTGAACGCACTTAATACTAACAAATTCAATTCattactgaaaatattttgcGTACACTTGGCTAGGTACGTTGGTGAGCAATGGCGACTGTCATTTCTAACAGACCTTACCACATAATCGTATTCGGAGCATCTGGTTTTACCGGTCAGTTCGTGGTGGAAGAGGTAGCCCGGAACGCTAAAGAAGGACCCAGCGGGTCTATGAAATGGGCCTTGGCCGGGCGGAGCAGACACCGGCTGGAAGGTGTATTGGAACAAGCCGCCGACTCTCTCAGTACGTGTTTGACGCTTCACCGAAATGAAGCGCGTGATTATAGGCTACTACTGGTATAATAACGATTTCATCTAAAGCATAGTTTGACAATGCTTATTTTTACTGCGACAATGCTTTCAGTTGCATTCAAGCTATAGGGACACGGAGAAGGTTAGCAGCCAATGTCTTGTTATCAATATACATACAATAACTATACACAAAGCTTATTGCAGAACTTGACCTTTTAAACACGTGCGTCAGTAATGTCTTGACCTTTAAATAAAGGCCCACTTATGTTTAATCTTTGTTGGGGCTTTAGCTCATTGTGATTTATaattccaaatgtatttattaaaaatacaaaagtaaTTAATCACTCTATCACTGAGTCACTAACAAACCCAGATTTGTCAATGGTTAGAATAGCAGCGTTGTTTTGGAGTGGGCAATATACtatattttggtaaataatGATGTTAAACATTTATCGTCTTAATGTTTATATTCAGTTGcaggtgtttaaaaaaaatctgtttgcaGAAATACATtacacaccaatcagccataacattatgacctaTCACCTGCCTAATgatgtgtaggtcccccttttgccgacaaaacagccctgacccgtggaggcatggactctactagacctcaaggtgtgctgtggtatctggcaccaagatgtccTGTAAGTTATGAGGTGGAGCCTCCATGGActtgacctgtttgtccagcacatcccacagatgcttgattggattgagatctggggaatttggaggccaagtcaacaccttgaactcattgttgtgttccccaaaccattcctgaatcatttttgctttgtggtagggcgcattatcctgcgcCAATGCTGTCatggaataccgttgccatgaacgGCTGCACATGGtatgcaacaatgcttaggtaggtggtacgtgtcaaattaacatccacgtgaatggcaggacccaaggttcccagcagaacattacccaaagcatcacactgcctccgccaacttgcctccttcccatagtgcatcctggtgccatgtgttctcctggtAAGCGACAcccacgcacccggccatccatttgatgtgaaagaaaatgtgattcatcagaccaggccactttcttccattgctctgtggtccagttctgatgctcacatgtccATAGTAACCACTTTCGGCATTATACagggggtcagcatgggcaccctgactggtctgtggctacgcagccccttacgcaacaaactgcgatgcactgcaTTCGGactcctttctatcagtaccaccATTTACGTTTTCTGCAATTTGAGCTAcggtagcttgtctgttggatcggaccacacgggacAGCCTTCCCTCCCCATGTGTATCAATGAGCCTTGACCcccccatgaccctgtcactggttcaccgcttttccttccttggaccacttttgataggtactgaccactgcagaccgggaacaccccacaagggctgcagttttagaaatgctctgacccagtcgtctagccatcacaatttggctcaCAACAAAGTCGCTCAGCTCCTTACGCTTGCCAaactttgaggacaaaatgttcacttgctgccttatatatcccacacactgacaggtgccatgattatgagagtatcagtgttattcacttcacctgtccgAGGTCATAATATTAGGACTGATTGGTGTATGATCTTTGAAGTACTCCAGGGTACTGTTATTTGCCATTATTTAGTCCCCTTTTTGATTAAGAAAGGTTAGTGTCCACACTAAAATGCTGCATGTCATAATGACAGTGGTCTTAAGCTACTACGATTCATTCTACATGTGAGTTTTAACCAATGCACTCAATTTAATAAGTTTGCTCTCTGTTCTCAGATAAGCCAGAGCTAAGGATTGAAGTTGATATCATTGTGGCTGATGTTTCGGACGCAGATTCATTGGCCATCATGTGCCAACAAGGACTGGTTGTCCTGAACTGTGTGGGGCCAGTAAGTCTACTGGATTTGTGAGTGGTGTTGTTGAGACCTGAGAGGAAAAAGAAGCCTGTTTGGCATTTCACAGTCATCCAGACTCCCCAGGAACTCTTGTCTCCAGTGAGACAGTAATTGGAAATCTGCGACTTTGCATTGAGCTTGTTAGAAATCTGCTGACTAAGTAGCTGTGTCTGAGGGTATTGTACAGTGCAGTAGATGCAACTTAATCACTGTGTATCGACCATAATAATATGTAGGCAAATGTAAAGTTGTGGCAATTTGATAGGGAGCAGATGGTGCAGTTCTAACTTTTTATAAAGTGATGATGAGTTTATGATGTGTGCACGCATGACTACGCATACCTTTTTCCTCATCTTTTCAGTACAGGTTTTATGGTGAGCCAGTGGTGAAGGCCTGTATCGAGAATGGAGCCCACTGCATCGACATCTGTGGAGAACCTCAGGTAAAGTTGGCTTCTTTACATACAACATCAGgatattaaatgtctgttttcaaGGCGATGTTAGCCTTCAGTAGCCTCCATGTCCAACCTTCTATTATTAATGTCCATGACAGTCATTGTTTTTGACAAAGACAAGGCTTGTCGGATGCATTTGGATAttatattgtaaaacattcaGTGTTGGTCAAGTATTGAAATTCCACTGAAATGGCAGATTGGTTGACAGTGTTTGCTCGTTTTTCTTGTATGTGGTTCATAGTGGGGTTGAGTTCAATTCCATTTGAATTCCAGTCAATCGCAAAGTGAACCAAACAGGAATTGAATTATAATGTTCCCTTACTGAAAAGCATTGAAGACACATGGAAGTGTGTCTGAATTTGAATAGAATTGAACTTGACCCTGGTCCACAGTTCCTGGAGGGAATGCAGCTGGAGTACCACAGCAAAGCGATGGTCAGCGGCGTGTATGTGATTGGTAGCTGTGGCTTTGACTCCATACCAGCTGACATGGGCATCCTGTACACAAAGGACCATTTTAAAGGTATAGCGCTACGCTGTCATAGTTGtatttttgaatgtttgttttttcagatgGAGAACAACACTGATGTTTGTGTCGAGGGGGTTTATAAACTGGCATCCATCAATTCCATTTCGCATACTTATTTTGGCCCATGGTACTGGATTTTCAGCTTCATTCTTCTTCAGTAGGGTTTGCCCTGTCATCAATGATGAATTGCACCACCGTTTTGGCAAAGAAGATGTGTTTTCAGCTGCATTCCATACAGATTGATACAGCTAGTTACACTACACAATGAACTCACTGCATTAGTACTCTTGTTGGTTTCCAATGaggtttctgtctgtgtgctatTCATGTTTTTCCTTGAGTAAAGCATATGTAATAAAACTGTCATATCTAAAGCATATGTCATATCTCTTGACAGGAACACTGACAGCTGTAGAGAGCTTCCTGACTATTCACACTGGACCTGAGGTAGAAGGCTCTATCCCTTCCTGTTTCCTATTATTGCTTTATGGGAAATTAAGTCTTATGTTGAAGGGATAGTTAACAGTTGTTTTCTTATAAGAGATATAGGGCAGGTTAAagaaacaagctcaatggagttttctattgaactagatttttttagTCCTTGACTAAACTTAAAACCGTCCCCTAATGTTAAGATGTGTGCATGTTGCATGCTAATATTGGTATCATAACTTGTATAATAGCCAATGTGCCATTTTGTAATTCAAGCGAAATGTCCTGTTAATGTCAgacaaagtatttaaaaaacatagcTATTAGGTTGGACCATCCCGCTAAAAGTTTGTTGTCTTTGAGTTGaatcaaacacaaaaaacatctcaaaacaTCTCACTATGGGGCATGCTCTTCTATGGGTCATTGGTTTAAGGCTTTTTCAATAATGCCTAACAGGCCAGTCAGTGTTGTGGATGTTCACATGTAAGTATTACACCCTGCAATAATCGGATTTCTCATTCTTTGCCTCTGTGAGGAAAACTGGTTACTAGCTATTTTCTTCAGGAAACAAGATCTCTGGGTTTAACTCTTCCCTAAGTGTGGCTTAATTTCCATTTCAAGGAAATCTGAAGTTTTCACATCATCAAGAAAAGTTACCACAGTTAGCTGGTTAGCAACACTTTTTGTCTTTGGCTAACTACAGTTCTCTTCTTGTCGAGCCTTCCCGTAATAACGTAATAACTGCCCATCTTGCTCTTTTTGTGTAAGAGGATGTTCTTAGAATGTGTAATTGGAGCATAGCAGGGTATTTGATAGACATCTAAAGCGAACACCCACAAAGTTCAGATTGCCGAGTTGAGCGTGATAGGACAGGGCTTCGACCAATGGTCTGCCAGAGGACGTGTCCCATAGTAGGACATCCCCCTAATCTCCTTCGTAGAACCAGGGTTACGTAGCTGGTCGGTTCATTGTGACAGTGGATGAATCTCTGGGAGGCTCTTCCCTGTAGGGAGGCTGTGCCCATGACAGTACATGGCAGTCAGCCATCTATGGCTTTGCAGACAGCGGCTCCCTGAGGAAGCTGAGGAAGAAATTTGGCCACCAGCCTCTCCCCGTCGTCGGAGCCCCGTTTAAGAAGAGGTATGGGCAGATGTCTAATGTAAACGCTGTGTGTGTTCCCTTCATTCCCAATAACTTTTATTGGTTTGGCACGGTTTGTGCTTGGTATAGCTGAAGTGGATTTCAGAACTAGCCTGTGAACATTAGGAAGTTGATCCTTTCTGTCCGTGATGAACTTGGTGGGATGATGATCATGTAGATTGACTGTGTATTTGGATGTACACTGATGTGCGTGCATTTCTCAGGGGTTGCCTGTTCTTCAGTAAGGAGATTAACCAGTATGCCATACCCTTCATGGGCTCAGACAGATCGGTGGTAAAGCGATCCCAGCGCTTTCTCTATGAGGACCAAAAAGCAACACCGGTAAGGTCTAACACGCACCTTCATAACCTGAAATATACCTAGCACTGTCTGAAATATACATAACTCTGTCTGAAATATACATAACTCTGTCTGGAATATACCTAGCTCTGTCTGGAATATACCTAGCTCTATCTGGAATAAACCTAGCTCTGTCTAACTGCATTCAGGTGTTCAATGATCCTCTGTTGTTGCCTTATGTGTAACGTAAACGTAAACGTATTCACACGTGGCTGTATATTGGTTTTGATAAAAGAGGCCGCTAAATTACATCATTATGTATATCGTGTCATGTCCATATTGTACCACAGTATTTATGTCTCAATTCCTTCCATGCTTTACTTCCTTAATCAGGTCAAGCAACAGTGACtgtcaacattttctttcatttgctaGGTTCTTATGAAACTGTGTGATGAAGCCTCATTTACTCCCAGACATCCAATATAGAGGAAAATAGATTGTAAACAGCCCCTTTCTTTCTTCATGTAGAAAGAGATGGATGATAATGAGTCATCCGGCATCTTGAAGTGATTCATCATTTCTCTCCTCATTATCTCTGCAGGGCGTCTCAACACTGTTCCTGGCCCACAACAGTGCACTAGGGAGTTTTTTATCGCTTTTCATGTTTAATCCTTATTCAAGCAGGTCGGTCGTCTTGTCCAGCGCGACTTACATGAGCAGTAAGGATTAAGctccttgctcaagggcacatttCTGGTCAGATCTGGGACTTGAACCTCCAACCTTTTGTTTTCTGGCACTATGCTCTAAACACTAGGCTATCATTTGCAGTAACAGCCTGTGATGTGTGTTCTTCCTCTATACTTCCTATGGTTCATGTTGAAGTAAAGGACAACAGGAGCATAAAGGAGCTGAGTTGTTTATCAGTTTCTCGCCCTCCCCAGGTCCAGTACACTGCATATGTAGGCGTCGGTGGCGTCTGGTCATTGATAAAGTTGTTCTGTGGAGGCCTGATTTTCTGGTTCCTAGGGAAGTTTAGGCTGGGAAGAAAGCTCCTAATTACGGTATGTATCCTAAATGTGTATCCCGTGTTCTTATATATTGAACCCATGCAGTATATTGACCCTTAAATTTTGACCAGGGATCACTACCACATTCCTAATATAGTGTTGTACTATTGACTGGGGCCAATACACAGCATTTCTTCACATCACATGCCTATGGTAAAAAGTTAAATCAGCAGTTAGGttccaaaacaaacaataactatGTGACGTCCTCCGCCGGCGTGGACCCGCTTCCATGCTCCACCACTCATGTACGCACCCCTCGCTCCACCACCTCTGAACGCACCGCTCGCTCCACcactcctgaacgcacccctcgctccacggctcatgaacgcaccccagtcatcagatcccaatcaccctcaTTCTGAGCACCTGTGTCCCCACCTGCGTCTGGTTTATGCCCCTATTGAGTTCTGTTTAGTCCTCCCTAACCTTTGTGAGTCATTGTTTGTCACTCCGTCATACATTCTGCTTTCGCCTTCGCTTAGTGCTAGTCTTATATCGATTCCCGTGTTTTGACCATCGCCTGCTTTGCTCCTCGACTCCGTCTCTAGCCTTGTGATTCTGCAATTGTTCGTATCTTGGGATTCTGACCCTTGCCTGTACGACTGCCTGTAAGACGTGCCCTACCTGGAGGTCGTCTCCCTTATAAACCGCCTGCTTCGGGATTGGaaccagcctctctccctctccctttaacCTTTCATTACAAACTATCATTGATGATTTTACTAATTATGGATGGTTggagaagagaaaagagaaacaaggcagaacattcataaatgtttggCTTATTAATTCAAAAGTAATAATTGCTTGTTTGATGGccataaacaaaatgttttaatgaatgcTAGCTTATAAAtaaacaatcatttttattgctACTTCTAAAAAGGTGCAGAACTAGCCATATGTGTGTACTGATTTTAAAAGAATGACTATGTTGTTTTCACATTTAGTTCAAACACATGGTTGGACTATTACAAAACAATGAACACttgacattttaatttctttacTATGTAACAAAAGTATGTATGAAGACCTTACATTGCAATGCCTTTTAACATAAAGTAATAATCTAACTAAAACGGACTAACTAATATACACTAACATAACTGTACTTTACAACGATGACAATAATAAGTGAAGCAGTCTCTCCTCAGTTTCCAGAAATCTTCTCCTTTGGCATGTTCACCAAGTCTGGTCCAAGCAGGAAGCAGGTACTCATTCTTATGAGAATAGTACATGAATGGCCTAGTCATACTGAGAAGAACCTCAGTACAATTGTAATGCTTATTCAAGTTTTGAATACAGGCATTGTACACTCTTCATTAAATAACAATGCATTggattatttcattgtttataTGCACACCGTTTTCTTGATCACTTTATGGAAACGGATGCCTGGACTCAACTTTAGGTACTCACTCTCACATCTCCCTCTCATATTGCAGATGGAGGGAACTTCTTTCAGACTGACATTTTTCGGGGAAGGTTACGCTGAGGGCACTGAGCCCTCTCAGGGAAGACCCAACGCTAGGATCTGTACCCAGATACACGGAGCGGGTAATAACACACTCTCCTTTGGTTTTAGGTCAgggttgtgtttgtttctatCCAATGTCTACATAGTATTTGGTGTGATTGTTATTTCCGTCTTAGCAGTATATTTTGTGTTAATACATTGTAGATTTTCATTGGTCCACAGAGCCTGGCTATGTAGCCACGTCTGTCACCATGGTACAAGCCGCCATCACCGTGCTAAACGAACCGCAGTTCCTTCCTGTTAAGTGAGTATGTTACAGCATTTAGGGGATGTTACAGTACAGGCGCACTACGTAGAAACCAAAGGCTGTGTTATTTGGATTGACAGGGGTGGAGTGTACAGTCCTGGAGCTGTGTTTGCCAAGACCACTCTCATCCACCGGCTCAACAAACACGGCCTGGTGTTCTCCGTCTTGAGATTCTAATGGAATTGTTCTAAGAGGACTTTGTATCGTTTCCAAAGTCCTCCTTCGACAGCTAAACTCTGGTGCGTTTCTTGCAATTGGTGGGATGGATCTGTACATGATCAAAAGTTGATTTGCAAAGCAGATTTGGTAATAGATTTACTTTGCCCTATATCAAATCATCTGAAGGTCCATAAAATTCCATTGGGTAAATGCAAATGGGCGTTGAGCAGTTCTCTGACCTGCTATCATCAACTAGCCGAAGTTCTGTCTGTACTCAGACCTCTCCACAATTAATGGTATGTTCTGTTAGAGGAAATGCTAGATGACAGATTACACCTTAAGCTGTATCTGTTTCCCCTCATGACGTTGCCTTAGTATGAATGCACTACTTTATCAGGCTTTGCCTACTGGAATACAGACAGCTAAAAACATGACTAGCATTTTAGTCTAACGTCTGTATTTCCCTATCAAGgcccattttatttaaattaatatcTTTATCATGTGACTTATATTAAtattgttaatgtgtgtgtgtccttgacCCAGATTACATTGAGGTAGAGGACTGTAGTCCAagccctgtgtgtgtatgcatgtgtcacGTTGCTTTTGATCAAACATGTGCATTGGTATGACAAAAAAAAGTTGTGTTTCAGATATGTCAGAATAAACCAGTTATTTCTAAATGCGTAGACATTCTGTTTTTCTACCAGAACATTTCCCCTCAAAATACTATAGGCCTGCTTCATCCAAGTTATCAAGCTGACGGAATGAGAAGCCCCTGACAGGAGTGTGGAGTTCAGGGCCGGGCTCAATGTTGGCGGAGTCAAACAC
This window harbors:
- the sccpdhb gene encoding saccharopine dehydrogenase b is translated as MATVISNRPYHIIVFGASGFTGQFVVEEVARNAKEGPSGSMKWALAGRSRHRLEGVLEQAADSLNKPELRIEVDIIVADVSDADSLAIMCQQGLVVLNCVGPYRFYGEPVVKACIENGAHCIDICGEPQFLEGMQLEYHSKAMVSGVYVIGSCGFDSIPADMGILYTKDHFKGTLTAVESFLTIHTGPEGGCAHDSTWQSAIYGFADSGSLRKLRKKFGHQPLPVVGAPFKKRGCLFFSKEINQYAIPFMGSDRSVVKRSQRFLYEDQKATPVQYTAYVGVGGVWSLIKLFCGGLIFWFLGKFRLGRKLLITFPEIFSFGMFTKSGPSRKQMEGTSFRLTFFGEGYAEGTEPSQGRPNARICTQIHGAEPGYVATSVTMVQAAITVLNEPQFLPVKGGVYSPGAVFAKTTLIHRLNKHGLVFSVLRF